In Euphorbia lathyris chromosome 9, ddEupLath1.1, whole genome shotgun sequence, the following are encoded in one genomic region:
- the LOC136205373 gene encoding beta-glucuronosyltransferase GlcAT14A-like isoform X2 gives MRNSKPNMKNYDYSFWILSFTATLMVILMFLSSRPWFFKQEQIQIQTPLKNSIAVASKGKDYPPIIAYWICGTKGDSKRMIRLLKAIYHPRNHYLLQLDGDSSVHERKSLLGSVKSESLFASFGNVDVVGKSYGVNREGSSGLAAILHAAAVLLKLDKNWDWFINLSPLDYPILTQDGLAAILHAAAVLLKLNKNWDWFINLGPFDYPILTQDDLLHALSFLPRDVNFLHYFSKSDWEKRYNIDQVVIDPSLYLGKRSDLMYAVETRTKPNAFNIFGGSPWMILTRELTEYCIQGWENLPRKLLMYFNNVAFPLQFYFHTVICNSPEFQNKTSINTDLIRYISNTDYDQMVTSGAAFATPFKDGDSPMLNRIDESILNRSQPDGVVAGKWCSDLDMNDTNSCSSIGNGSISDIDSIKAGPNGRKLAFLLSQFQINAKFTNNPCYL, from the exons ATGAGGAATTCAAAACCAAACATGAAGAACTATGATTACAGTTTCTGGATTCTCAGTTTCACAGCAACTctaatggtgattttaatgttTCTGAGCAGCAGACCATGGTTTTTCAAACAAgaacaaattcaaattcaaactcCATTGAAGAACAGCATTGCTGTGGCATCAAAAGGAAAAGATTACCCTCCAATTATTGCTTACTGGATTTGTGGTACAAAAGGAGATAGTAAGAGAATGATAAGGCTTTTGAAAGCAATTTATCATCCAAGAAACCATTATTTATTACAATTAGATGGTGATTCTTCAGTTCATGAGAGGAAAAGTTTACTTGGTTCTGTCAAATCTGAAAGTTTGTTTGCAAGTTTTGGGAATGTTGATGTTGTTGGTAAGAGTTATGGTGTTAATAGAGAAGGATCTTCTGGTCTTGCTGCTATACTTCATGCTGCTGCTGTTCTTCTTAAGCTGGATAAAAATTGGGATTGGTTCATCAATTTAAGCCCTCTTGATTATCCCATTCTCACTCAAGACG GTCTTGCTGCTATACTTCATGCTGCTGCTGTTCTTCTTAAGCTGAATAAAAATTGGGATTGGTTCATCAATTTAGGCCCTTTTGATTATCCAATTCTCACTCAAGATG accTTCTCCATGCCCTGAGTTTCTTGCCAAGGGATGTCAACTTTTTACACTATTTTAGCAAATCTGACTGGGAAAA GAGGTACAATATAGATCAAGTAGTTATAGATCCAAGTTTATATCTTGGAAAGAGAAGTGATCTTATGTATGCTGTTGAAACAAGAACAAAACCAAATGCATTCAACATCTTTGGAG GTTCTCCATGGATGATTCTTACAAGAGAATTGACAGAATACTGCATACAAGGATGGGAAAATCTCCCAAGAAAACTACTGATGTATTTCAACAACGTAGCATTCCCGCTCCAATTCTACTTCCACACCGTTATTTGCAACTCTCCCGAATTCCAAAACAAAACGAGCATAAATACCGATCTAATAAGGTACATTTCCAACACCGATTATGATCAAATGGTGACTAGTGGAGCTGCATTTGCAACACCTTTTAAAGACGGGGATTCTCCGATGCTCAATAGGATCGATGAATCGATCTTAAACCGTAGCCAGCCGGACGGAGTGGTGGCCGGAAAGTGGTGTTCAGATTTAGATATGAATGACACAAATAGTTGCTCAAGTATTGGCAATGGTAGCATCAGTGATATTGATTCCATCAAGGCAGGGCCTAATGGTAGAAAACTTGCATTTTTATTGTCTCAATTTCAAATTAATGCCAAATTTACTAATAATCCCTGCTATCTATAA
- the LOC136205373 gene encoding beta-glucuronosyltransferase GlcAT14A-like isoform X1 codes for MRNSKPNMKNYDYSFWILSFTATLMVILMFLSSRPWFFKQEQIQIQTPLKNSIAVASKGKDYPPIIAYWICGTKGDSKRMIRLLKAIYHPRNHYLLQLDGDSSVHERKSLLGSVKSESLFASFGNVDVVGKSYGVNREGSSGLAAILHAAAVLLKLDKNWDWFINLSPLDYPILTQDGLAAILHAAAVLLKLNKNWDWFINLGPFDYPILTQDDLLHALSFLPRDVNFLHYFSKSDWEKRYNIDQVVIDPSLYLGKRSDLMYAVETRTKPNAFNIFGGLITCSPWMILTRELTEYCIQGWENLPRKLLMYFNNVAFPLQFYFHTVICNSPEFQNKTSINTDLIRYISNTDYDQMVTSGAAFATPFKDGDSPMLNRIDESILNRSQPDGVVAGKWCSDLDMNDTNSCSSIGNGSISDIDSIKAGPNGRKLAFLLSQFQINAKFTNNPCYL; via the exons ATGAGGAATTCAAAACCAAACATGAAGAACTATGATTACAGTTTCTGGATTCTCAGTTTCACAGCAACTctaatggtgattttaatgttTCTGAGCAGCAGACCATGGTTTTTCAAACAAgaacaaattcaaattcaaactcCATTGAAGAACAGCATTGCTGTGGCATCAAAAGGAAAAGATTACCCTCCAATTATTGCTTACTGGATTTGTGGTACAAAAGGAGATAGTAAGAGAATGATAAGGCTTTTGAAAGCAATTTATCATCCAAGAAACCATTATTTATTACAATTAGATGGTGATTCTTCAGTTCATGAGAGGAAAAGTTTACTTGGTTCTGTCAAATCTGAAAGTTTGTTTGCAAGTTTTGGGAATGTTGATGTTGTTGGTAAGAGTTATGGTGTTAATAGAGAAGGATCTTCTGGTCTTGCTGCTATACTTCATGCTGCTGCTGTTCTTCTTAAGCTGGATAAAAATTGGGATTGGTTCATCAATTTAAGCCCTCTTGATTATCCCATTCTCACTCAAGACG GTCTTGCTGCTATACTTCATGCTGCTGCTGTTCTTCTTAAGCTGAATAAAAATTGGGATTGGTTCATCAATTTAGGCCCTTTTGATTATCCAATTCTCACTCAAGATG accTTCTCCATGCCCTGAGTTTCTTGCCAAGGGATGTCAACTTTTTACACTATTTTAGCAAATCTGACTGGGAAAA GAGGTACAATATAGATCAAGTAGTTATAGATCCAAGTTTATATCTTGGAAAGAGAAGTGATCTTATGTATGCTGTTGAAACAAGAACAAAACCAAATGCATTCAACATCTTTGGAGGTTTAATTACTT GTTCTCCATGGATGATTCTTACAAGAGAATTGACAGAATACTGCATACAAGGATGGGAAAATCTCCCAAGAAAACTACTGATGTATTTCAACAACGTAGCATTCCCGCTCCAATTCTACTTCCACACCGTTATTTGCAACTCTCCCGAATTCCAAAACAAAACGAGCATAAATACCGATCTAATAAGGTACATTTCCAACACCGATTATGATCAAATGGTGACTAGTGGAGCTGCATTTGCAACACCTTTTAAAGACGGGGATTCTCCGATGCTCAATAGGATCGATGAATCGATCTTAAACCGTAGCCAGCCGGACGGAGTGGTGGCCGGAAAGTGGTGTTCAGATTTAGATATGAATGACACAAATAGTTGCTCAAGTATTGGCAATGGTAGCATCAGTGATATTGATTCCATCAAGGCAGGGCCTAATGGTAGAAAACTTGCATTTTTATTGTCTCAATTTCAAATTAATGCCAAATTTACTAATAATCCCTGCTATCTATAA
- the LOC136205373 gene encoding beta-glucuronosyltransferase GlcAT14A-like isoform X4, translating to MRNSKPNMKNYDYSFWILSFTATLMVILMFLSSRPWFFKQEQIQIQTPLKNSIAVASKGKDYPPIIAYWICGTKGDSKRMIRLLKAIYHPRNHYLLQLDGDSSVHERKSLLGSVKSESLFASFGNVDVVGKSYGVNREGSSGLAAILHAAAVLLKLDKNWDWFINLSPLDYPILTQDDLLHALSFLPRDVNFLHYFSKSDWEKRYNIDQVVIDPSLYLGKRSDLMYAVETRTKPNAFNIFGGSPWMILTRELTEYCIQGWENLPRKLLMYFNNVAFPLQFYFHTVICNSPEFQNKTSINTDLIRYISNTDYDQMVTSGAAFATPFKDGDSPMLNRIDESILNRSQPDGVVAGKWCSDLDMNDTNSCSSIGNGSISDIDSIKAGPNGRKLAFLLSQFQINAKFTNNPCYL from the exons ATGAGGAATTCAAAACCAAACATGAAGAACTATGATTACAGTTTCTGGATTCTCAGTTTCACAGCAACTctaatggtgattttaatgttTCTGAGCAGCAGACCATGGTTTTTCAAACAAgaacaaattcaaattcaaactcCATTGAAGAACAGCATTGCTGTGGCATCAAAAGGAAAAGATTACCCTCCAATTATTGCTTACTGGATTTGTGGTACAAAAGGAGATAGTAAGAGAATGATAAGGCTTTTGAAAGCAATTTATCATCCAAGAAACCATTATTTATTACAATTAGATGGTGATTCTTCAGTTCATGAGAGGAAAAGTTTACTTGGTTCTGTCAAATCTGAAAGTTTGTTTGCAAGTTTTGGGAATGTTGATGTTGTTGGTAAGAGTTATGGTGTTAATAGAGAAGGATCTTCTGGTCTTGCTGCTATACTTCATGCTGCTGCTGTTCTTCTTAAGCTGGATAAAAATTGGGATTGGTTCATCAATTTAAGCCCTCTTGATTATCCCATTCTCACTCAAGACG accTTCTCCATGCCCTGAGTTTCTTGCCAAGGGATGTCAACTTTTTACACTATTTTAGCAAATCTGACTGGGAAAA GAGGTACAATATAGATCAAGTAGTTATAGATCCAAGTTTATATCTTGGAAAGAGAAGTGATCTTATGTATGCTGTTGAAACAAGAACAAAACCAAATGCATTCAACATCTTTGGAG GTTCTCCATGGATGATTCTTACAAGAGAATTGACAGAATACTGCATACAAGGATGGGAAAATCTCCCAAGAAAACTACTGATGTATTTCAACAACGTAGCATTCCCGCTCCAATTCTACTTCCACACCGTTATTTGCAACTCTCCCGAATTCCAAAACAAAACGAGCATAAATACCGATCTAATAAGGTACATTTCCAACACCGATTATGATCAAATGGTGACTAGTGGAGCTGCATTTGCAACACCTTTTAAAGACGGGGATTCTCCGATGCTCAATAGGATCGATGAATCGATCTTAAACCGTAGCCAGCCGGACGGAGTGGTGGCCGGAAAGTGGTGTTCAGATTTAGATATGAATGACACAAATAGTTGCTCAAGTATTGGCAATGGTAGCATCAGTGATATTGATTCCATCAAGGCAGGGCCTAATGGTAGAAAACTTGCATTTTTATTGTCTCAATTTCAAATTAATGCCAAATTTACTAATAATCCCTGCTATCTATAA
- the LOC136205373 gene encoding beta-glucuronosyltransferase GlcAT14A-like isoform X3: protein MRNSKPNMKNYDYSFWILSFTATLMVILMFLSSRPWFFKQEQIQIQTPLKNSIAVASKGKDYPPIIAYWICGTKGDSKRMIRLLKAIYHPRNHYLLQLDGDSSVHERKSLLGSVKSESLFASFGNVDVVGKSYGVNREGSSGLAAILHAAAVLLKLDKNWDWFINLSPLDYPILTQDDLLHALSFLPRDVNFLHYFSKSDWEKRYNIDQVVIDPSLYLGKRSDLMYAVETRTKPNAFNIFGGLITCSPWMILTRELTEYCIQGWENLPRKLLMYFNNVAFPLQFYFHTVICNSPEFQNKTSINTDLIRYISNTDYDQMVTSGAAFATPFKDGDSPMLNRIDESILNRSQPDGVVAGKWCSDLDMNDTNSCSSIGNGSISDIDSIKAGPNGRKLAFLLSQFQINAKFTNNPCYL from the exons ATGAGGAATTCAAAACCAAACATGAAGAACTATGATTACAGTTTCTGGATTCTCAGTTTCACAGCAACTctaatggtgattttaatgttTCTGAGCAGCAGACCATGGTTTTTCAAACAAgaacaaattcaaattcaaactcCATTGAAGAACAGCATTGCTGTGGCATCAAAAGGAAAAGATTACCCTCCAATTATTGCTTACTGGATTTGTGGTACAAAAGGAGATAGTAAGAGAATGATAAGGCTTTTGAAAGCAATTTATCATCCAAGAAACCATTATTTATTACAATTAGATGGTGATTCTTCAGTTCATGAGAGGAAAAGTTTACTTGGTTCTGTCAAATCTGAAAGTTTGTTTGCAAGTTTTGGGAATGTTGATGTTGTTGGTAAGAGTTATGGTGTTAATAGAGAAGGATCTTCTGGTCTTGCTGCTATACTTCATGCTGCTGCTGTTCTTCTTAAGCTGGATAAAAATTGGGATTGGTTCATCAATTTAAGCCCTCTTGATTATCCCATTCTCACTCAAGACG accTTCTCCATGCCCTGAGTTTCTTGCCAAGGGATGTCAACTTTTTACACTATTTTAGCAAATCTGACTGGGAAAA GAGGTACAATATAGATCAAGTAGTTATAGATCCAAGTTTATATCTTGGAAAGAGAAGTGATCTTATGTATGCTGTTGAAACAAGAACAAAACCAAATGCATTCAACATCTTTGGAGGTTTAATTACTT GTTCTCCATGGATGATTCTTACAAGAGAATTGACAGAATACTGCATACAAGGATGGGAAAATCTCCCAAGAAAACTACTGATGTATTTCAACAACGTAGCATTCCCGCTCCAATTCTACTTCCACACCGTTATTTGCAACTCTCCCGAATTCCAAAACAAAACGAGCATAAATACCGATCTAATAAGGTACATTTCCAACACCGATTATGATCAAATGGTGACTAGTGGAGCTGCATTTGCAACACCTTTTAAAGACGGGGATTCTCCGATGCTCAATAGGATCGATGAATCGATCTTAAACCGTAGCCAGCCGGACGGAGTGGTGGCCGGAAAGTGGTGTTCAGATTTAGATATGAATGACACAAATAGTTGCTCAAGTATTGGCAATGGTAGCATCAGTGATATTGATTCCATCAAGGCAGGGCCTAATGGTAGAAAACTTGCATTTTTATTGTCTCAATTTCAAATTAATGCCAAATTTACTAATAATCCCTGCTATCTATAA